One genomic region from Arthrobacter pigmenti encodes:
- a CDS encoding TAXI family TRAP transporter solute-binding subunit, with protein sequence MTSTSHKARGSRIVAAAILAPALFLSACGSPVTDNAGGGGGADSGDGGTLSIATGGTGGVYYPLGGGFATVIRENVEGYDATVQETNASVDNMLLIQSDAAQLALAVGDVVSDAVEGVGEFEGNALDVCSLGNVYNNFLQPITVEGTGIQSVADMEGKVISVGAPGSATEVAAIRTLEAAGIDPESGIDRRQLGVAETVAALRDGTIDAGFWSGGLPTGAMIDLASDGDMVIVPIGEYAAPMAEEYGDYYVEQEIPADTYEGQTEPISVIASPNILVASASMDEQLQEDITTALFENKEQLIQVHPAAEEMDAATAGEVPFVETCPGAQAYFDQAG encoded by the coding sequence ATGACCAGCACCTCTCACAAGGCTCGCGGATCGCGCATCGTTGCCGCCGCAATCCTTGCACCGGCACTGTTCCTCAGCGCCTGCGGCAGTCCCGTCACCGATAACGCAGGAGGAGGCGGCGGAGCTGACAGCGGCGACGGCGGCACCCTGTCGATCGCGACCGGCGGCACCGGCGGCGTCTACTACCCGCTCGGCGGCGGTTTCGCGACTGTCATCCGCGAAAACGTGGAAGGCTACGACGCCACCGTGCAGGAGACCAACGCCTCCGTCGACAACATGCTGCTGATCCAGAGCGACGCCGCGCAGCTCGCACTGGCGGTCGGTGATGTGGTGTCCGACGCCGTCGAAGGCGTAGGCGAGTTCGAAGGCAATGCCCTGGACGTCTGCTCGCTCGGCAACGTCTACAACAACTTCCTGCAGCCCATCACCGTCGAAGGCACCGGAATCCAGTCCGTCGCGGACATGGAAGGCAAGGTCATCTCGGTCGGCGCGCCGGGATCTGCAACGGAAGTTGCAGCGATCCGCACGCTCGAAGCCGCAGGAATTGACCCAGAGTCCGGCATCGACCGCCGCCAGCTCGGTGTCGCGGAAACCGTCGCGGCACTTCGTGACGGCACCATTGACGCCGGCTTCTGGTCCGGCGGCCTGCCCACCGGCGCCATGATCGACCTCGCCAGCGACGGCGACATGGTAATCGTCCCGATCGGCGAGTACGCAGCACCGATGGCCGAGGAATACGGCGACTACTACGTGGAGCAGGAGATCCCGGCTGACACCTACGAGGGCCAGACCGAACCCATCTCCGTCATCGCCTCGCCGAACATCCTCGTAGCCTCGGCCAGCATGGACGAGCAGCTGCAGGAAGACATCACGACGGCGCTGTTCGAGAACAAGGAACAGCTCATCCAGGTGCACCCTGCCGCTGAGGAAATGGACGCGGCCACCGCGGGTGAGGTTCCGTTCGTCGAAACCTGCCCGGGCGCCCAGGCTTACTTCGACCAGGCGGGCTAA
- a CDS encoding SDR family oxidoreductase, which translates to MENWLGLANRRVLIAGAGGIGQACATAFAQAGARVVLADINETRLQNHENTLRADFSTAEGCEDAVEQAVGQLKGIDVLVHAVGINHRVNILDTTDENWQRTLDINLSSAFRLGKAAGKHMVSAGWGRQIYCSSVSGLLAHPDHGPYAASKGGINQLMRVMAREWAKDGVTVNAIAPGYTETDLTKAHLDKPGVREHYTSLVPAGRLGTVEDLTGPVLFLASEQASFVTGHVLYADGGRTLV; encoded by the coding sequence GTGGAGAACTGGCTCGGCCTCGCCAACCGGCGCGTACTGATCGCCGGCGCCGGCGGCATTGGGCAAGCGTGCGCGACGGCGTTTGCCCAGGCGGGTGCCCGCGTGGTCCTCGCGGATATCAATGAGACGCGACTGCAGAACCACGAGAACACCCTGCGCGCAGACTTCTCGACCGCCGAAGGTTGCGAAGACGCAGTCGAACAAGCCGTCGGACAACTCAAAGGCATCGACGTCCTCGTCCACGCAGTCGGCATCAACCACCGCGTGAACATCCTCGACACCACCGACGAAAACTGGCAGCGCACCCTCGACATCAACCTCTCCAGCGCCTTCCGCCTCGGCAAGGCCGCCGGGAAGCACATGGTCAGCGCCGGTTGGGGCCGCCAGATCTACTGCTCCTCGGTGTCGGGCCTGCTTGCCCATCCGGACCACGGCCCGTACGCCGCAAGCAAGGGCGGCATCAACCAGCTGATGCGCGTCATGGCACGGGAGTGGGCGAAGGACGGAGTCACCGTCAACGCGATCGCTCCCGGTTACACGGAAACCGACCTCACCAAGGCCCACCTGGACAAGCCCGGCGTCCGCGAGCACTACACGTCCCTGGTCCCGGCCGGGCGGCTCGGCACCGTCGAGGACCTCACCGGTCCCGTCCTCTTCCTCGCTTCCGAGCAGGCATCCTTCGTTACCGGACACGTTCTCTACGCGGATGGAGGCCGTACCCTTGTCTAG
- a CDS encoding GntR family transcriptional regulator has translation MTGTSPKRPPTAQAFALGELRRMIIAGEVQPGQPLRQDALADRLGVSRVPLREAFKILEGEGQIVYEPHRGFKVARLSLADLLEVYRIRQLLETEAAYAAVERADESVLQTMKDAASEVEAASAAADILPMTEANRRFHFVLLSASGMPRLERLIQQLWDATDTYRFVYYGVPTNRQRVEDEHNLMIDAFADRDADRLVKHLDEHRDHAVDALRTFLETP, from the coding sequence GTGACCGGCACCTCCCCCAAGCGCCCACCCACCGCACAGGCCTTCGCGCTGGGTGAGTTGCGGCGCATGATCATCGCCGGCGAAGTGCAGCCCGGCCAGCCCCTCCGTCAGGACGCACTTGCGGACCGGCTCGGCGTCAGCAGGGTTCCGCTGCGAGAAGCATTCAAGATCCTCGAAGGCGAAGGGCAGATCGTCTACGAACCGCACCGCGGCTTCAAGGTCGCCCGGCTCTCCCTCGCGGACCTGCTCGAGGTCTACCGCATCCGCCAACTTTTGGAGACCGAGGCCGCCTATGCCGCGGTCGAACGCGCCGACGAATCAGTCCTGCAAACAATGAAAGACGCCGCCAGCGAAGTCGAAGCCGCCAGCGCCGCCGCCGACATCCTCCCCATGACTGAAGCGAATCGCCGCTTCCACTTCGTGCTGCTCTCAGCGTCCGGGATGCCGCGGCTGGAACGGCTTATCCAACAGCTCTGGGACGCCACCGACACCTACCGCTTCGTCTACTACGGCGTCCCCACCAACCGCCAGCGCGTCGAAGACGAACACAACCTCATGATCGATGCCTTCGCCGACCGCGACGCCGACCGCCTCGTCAAGCACCTCGACGAGCACCGCGACCACGCCGTCGATGCCCTTCGCACCTTCCTCGAAACTCCGTAG
- a CDS encoding response regulator transcription factor: MVSDSFERTAVVVEDDSDIRELLALTLSMVGFNIIETASGKEALALVREHQPDLITLDLNLPDLDGMEVCRQLRPMTDAYIVMVTARVEEIERVLGLEIGADDFIVKPFSPREVRARVAAMFRRPRNLAESSAGPATDSSTTGGASASASSVAAGSPASPSAASSVAGASAAGHPDGGGAVVVHGALSVDIEGRVAWLDGEELALTKIEFDLLATLITGPRRVWTRESLLARVWGEGWTDDHHLVEVHIRNLRKKLGEDTREPRFIRTVRGVGYRLVPVT; this comes from the coding sequence ATGGTCTCTGATTCCTTTGAGCGCACAGCCGTTGTTGTGGAGGACGATTCCGATATCCGTGAGCTCCTGGCGCTGACGCTCTCGATGGTCGGCTTCAACATCATCGAGACGGCGAGCGGGAAAGAGGCCCTTGCCCTGGTCCGGGAACACCAGCCCGACCTCATCACCCTCGACCTGAACCTTCCGGACCTCGACGGGATGGAAGTCTGCCGGCAGCTTCGGCCCATGACCGACGCCTACATCGTGATGGTCACTGCGCGCGTTGAGGAGATCGAGCGAGTGCTCGGCCTCGAGATCGGGGCGGACGATTTCATCGTCAAACCCTTCAGCCCGCGCGAAGTCCGGGCCCGCGTCGCTGCCATGTTCCGTCGTCCGAGGAACCTCGCGGAATCTTCTGCGGGTCCGGCTACTGATTCTTCTACTACTGGCGGCGCTTCGGCATCTGCATCATCTGTTGCAGCCGGCTCTCCTGCATCTCCTTCCGCTGCATCTTCTGTAGCGGGCGCGTCCGCAGCCGGCCATCCCGACGGGGGCGGCGCCGTCGTCGTGCATGGTGCCCTCTCGGTTGATATCGAGGGAAGGGTGGCGTGGCTGGATGGTGAGGAGCTTGCGCTGACGAAGATCGAGTTCGATCTGCTCGCCACGCTCATCACCGGGCCGCGCCGGGTGTGGACGCGCGAAAGCCTGCTCGCGCGGGTATGGGGCGAGGGGTGGACAGACGATCATCACCTCGTCGAGGTGCATATCCGGAACCTGCGCAAGAAGCTCGGCGAGGATACGAGGGAGCCTCGGTTCATCCGAACGGTGCGCGGCGTTGGGTATCGGTTGGTGCCGGTTACCTAG
- a CDS encoding carboxymuconolactone decarboxylase family protein: MSSRLPLLHPENMTADQRSLYNRIAAGPRANGPFRIMHDDATLAGPFNALAHAPLIGDAVQELGSALRFKGKLQDRTRELVICAVAAALNSEYEWYAHSRAAVVVGVTEEELTQLKAGTIPQEASDAEKSALKLTRELIAEAGIPDSTFEDAQQHLGHEGTVEVTVLVGYYRTLAGLLAVANVKAPEDQTPEDTTQPE, from the coding sequence TTGTCTAGCCGCCTGCCCCTGCTGCACCCTGAGAACATGACCGCGGACCAGCGCAGTCTCTACAACCGGATCGCCGCCGGCCCACGTGCCAACGGTCCGTTCCGGATCATGCACGACGACGCCACCCTCGCCGGCCCGTTCAACGCCCTCGCGCATGCGCCCCTGATCGGCGACGCCGTCCAGGAACTCGGCTCCGCACTCCGCTTCAAGGGAAAGCTCCAGGACCGCACCCGCGAACTCGTGATCTGTGCCGTCGCAGCCGCCCTGAACTCCGAGTACGAGTGGTACGCGCACAGCCGCGCCGCCGTCGTCGTCGGTGTAACCGAGGAGGAACTCACCCAGCTCAAGGCGGGCACCATCCCTCAGGAAGCGTCGGACGCGGAGAAGTCGGCGCTGAAGTTGACCCGCGAATTGATCGCCGAAGCCGGCATACCGGACAGCACCTTCGAGGACGCTCAGCAACACCTCGGCCATGAGGGAACCGTCGAAGTCACGGTCCTCGTGGGGTACTACCGCACCCTCGCGGGCCTACTCGCAGTCGCCAATGTCAAAGCCCCTGAAGACCAAACTCCAGAAGACACCACCCAACCCGAATGA
- a CDS encoding TRAP transporter permease, which translates to MTERPDGKGAVAAHKVQDKDRDKNDDDVTLAGSPDPAKDSIDEEALIAEFEAEKPARHLSGKPEIIIKVIGVALSVFGLYWVFNPMATQFYLPAFLMIGLSMTFLVYRGWGRTDKDKEKKKADNPHALDWALAVIAIIPFAYIISDWDAFFRRAIIPTYLDLIMGTIAILVVLEACRRTVGILVPIVVVFFFAYAYFGPYFPDPFGTSSFGWIRLVGHNVMGTQGIFGVPTDVAATYIILFTIYGAVLTASGATKFFIDLSFSAFGQSKSGPGRTVTLAGFLLGTVSGSGVATTVTLGGISWPLLKKAGYPKEHGGGVLAAAGIGAIMSPPTLGAAAFIIAALLGVSYLQVLIWATIPTLLYYLGIILAIEMDARKFKTHAVEIDTKPVGKLLLRFGYHFSSLVAIVVFMAMGMTPFRAVVFATVLAFVLSFFDRQSWMTPKRIWDALATGATGALSVIPVMAAAGLIVGVMTLTGLGLKLANIIVDFAGGSLFLTALFSAISVILLGLAVPVTASFIISWVIIGPALQDVGVPAFAAAMFIFYYSVLSEVSPPTALSPFAASAITGGKPIKTMWLTWRYTLSAFLVPFIFVLTGPGIGLLMQGGIGTVLMALVVSTVAVAALAVATGGWIMGPANWLERGLIGVGSLPLLVMEPMYLGIGAALIAVGLVLHIVRIKRHKSDESPTTTTAPVRAS; encoded by the coding sequence ATGACCGAGCGACCCGACGGCAAAGGCGCCGTGGCTGCACACAAGGTCCAGGATAAGGACCGGGACAAGAACGACGACGACGTCACCCTCGCCGGCTCCCCCGACCCGGCGAAGGACTCGATCGACGAAGAGGCGCTCATTGCCGAATTCGAGGCCGAGAAGCCCGCCCGGCACCTCAGCGGCAAGCCGGAAATCATCATCAAGGTCATCGGGGTCGCGCTGTCCGTGTTCGGCCTGTACTGGGTGTTCAACCCGATGGCCACCCAGTTCTACCTGCCCGCGTTCCTGATGATCGGGCTGTCCATGACGTTCCTCGTGTATCGCGGCTGGGGACGAACGGATAAGGACAAGGAAAAGAAGAAAGCCGACAACCCGCACGCCCTCGACTGGGCGCTCGCGGTCATCGCCATCATCCCGTTCGCTTACATCATCAGTGACTGGGACGCGTTCTTCCGGCGCGCGATCATCCCCACCTATCTCGACCTGATCATGGGCACCATCGCCATTCTCGTGGTGCTCGAGGCCTGCCGCCGCACCGTGGGCATCCTGGTGCCGATCGTCGTCGTATTCTTCTTCGCGTACGCCTACTTCGGCCCGTACTTCCCGGATCCGTTCGGGACCTCATCCTTCGGCTGGATCCGGCTGGTGGGTCACAACGTCATGGGAACGCAGGGCATCTTCGGTGTGCCAACGGATGTGGCGGCCACGTACATCATCTTGTTCACTATCTACGGCGCCGTGTTGACGGCGTCGGGCGCCACGAAGTTCTTCATCGACCTTTCCTTCTCGGCGTTCGGGCAGTCGAAGTCCGGCCCCGGGCGCACTGTGACACTGGCGGGCTTCCTGCTCGGTACGGTTTCCGGTTCCGGTGTTGCCACGACGGTGACCCTCGGTGGCATCTCCTGGCCGCTGCTTAAGAAAGCCGGCTACCCGAAGGAACACGGCGGCGGCGTGCTCGCGGCTGCCGGTATCGGCGCGATCATGTCTCCTCCAACACTCGGCGCCGCGGCGTTCATCATCGCCGCGCTGCTCGGCGTCTCCTACCTGCAGGTGCTGATCTGGGCCACCATCCCCACATTGCTCTACTACCTCGGCATCATCCTCGCCATCGAGATGGACGCCCGAAAGTTCAAGACCCACGCCGTGGAGATCGACACCAAGCCCGTCGGCAAGCTGCTGCTGCGCTTCGGGTACCACTTCAGCTCGCTCGTGGCGATTGTCGTGTTCATGGCGATGGGCATGACGCCGTTCCGCGCCGTCGTTTTCGCCACCGTCCTCGCGTTTGTGCTCAGCTTCTTCGACCGGCAGTCGTGGATGACGCCGAAGCGGATCTGGGACGCGCTGGCCACCGGCGCAACCGGTGCGCTCTCGGTCATCCCCGTGATGGCGGCGGCGGGCCTGATTGTCGGCGTCATGACGCTGACCGGGCTCGGCCTGAAGCTGGCGAACATCATCGTGGACTTCGCCGGCGGCAGCCTGTTCCTGACGGCCCTGTTCTCGGCGATCTCGGTGATCTTGCTGGGCCTCGCGGTTCCGGTAACGGCGAGCTTCATCATCTCGTGGGTGATCATCGGCCCGGCGCTGCAGGACGTCGGTGTTCCCGCCTTCGCCGCCGCGATGTTCATCTTCTACTACTCCGTCCTCAGCGAAGTGTCCCCGCCCACCGCGCTCTCGCCGTTCGCGGCGTCGGCCATCACCGGCGGTAAACCGATCAAGACCATGTGGCTCACCTGGCGGTACACGCTCTCGGCGTTCCTGGTGCCGTTCATCTTCGTACTCACCGGTCCGGGAATCGGCCTGCTGATGCAGGGCGGAATCGGCACAGTGCTGATGGCGCTGGTGGTCTCCACCGTCGCGGTTGCGGCGCTGGCGGTTGCTACGGGCGGCTGGATCATGGGGCCGGCCAACTGGCTGGAGCGTGGACTGATCGGCGTCGGTTCCCTGCCGTTACTGGTGATGGAGCCGATGTACCTGGGGATCGGTGCCGCGCTCATCGCAGTCGGACTCGTCCTCCACATTGTGCGCATCAAGCGGCACAAGTCCGATGAAAGCCCCACGACGACGACGGCCCCTGTACGAGCGTCGTGA
- a CDS encoding ATP-binding protein, with the protein MGEIGEFTGAGTVLAVDSDVVVLGQVADALRAAGYAVIAHSDVAPGMEAAHQGKADVAVVGASVALEYLGTIAKEADHLLPRNIPVVLTAATAGQVTSHPELAMRSSDYVLLPLDPDELVHRVVTAVHRNGLREERRNESAFLRERIRRISDAIRHTNSPSEMIDLSLAGIGEALSADEVMLHIFDDRRISCDSGAWRSGEGAVTPAGVGELIDELRELGTDLWRTSGSVAVIDGESEDVPARLHLLRAASADFTQSGLLLPIGEGSSAFGVLWIVADRGRRKWSSAEISLLTHLLGNLAHGVIQGQLILGQQQVLDRLHELDSAKDAFVATVHHELRTPLSSILGYVELLQDGDGGDLPPSALKMLKIIERNGQRLGSLVENVLALSVLDAGTELAPAPVDLVDLVESIVTDLLPLASAKGVSVSLAPTDSKQLVSGVRELLERAFVNVLSNAVKFTPDGGSVTIRFRPDNNDDGAVRVEFEDTGMGIPADELPQLLTRFYRASNSVAAEIPGTGLGLSIAAQAVERHGGTLGVQSQLGKGTTVTIELPRS; encoded by the coding sequence GTGGGCGAGATCGGTGAGTTCACCGGGGCGGGCACGGTGCTCGCGGTGGATTCCGACGTCGTCGTACTTGGACAGGTTGCCGACGCCCTTCGTGCCGCCGGGTACGCCGTCATCGCGCACAGCGATGTGGCGCCGGGAATGGAGGCGGCGCACCAGGGGAAGGCGGATGTCGCCGTCGTCGGTGCTTCTGTCGCCCTTGAGTACCTGGGGACGATCGCGAAGGAAGCCGACCACCTGTTGCCGCGCAACATCCCCGTTGTGCTGACCGCTGCCACCGCCGGGCAGGTGACGTCGCATCCCGAGCTGGCGATGCGCTCGAGCGACTATGTACTGCTGCCCCTCGATCCGGACGAACTGGTGCACCGCGTGGTTACGGCGGTTCACCGCAACGGGCTGCGCGAGGAACGGCGCAACGAATCGGCGTTCCTGCGCGAACGGATCCGCCGCATTTCGGACGCCATCCGGCACACCAACTCCCCCTCGGAGATGATTGACCTGAGCCTTGCCGGGATCGGTGAAGCGCTGAGCGCGGACGAGGTCATGCTGCACATTTTCGACGACCGGCGCATCTCCTGCGACTCGGGCGCGTGGCGCAGCGGCGAGGGTGCGGTGACGCCCGCGGGCGTGGGTGAGCTGATCGACGAGCTGCGTGAACTTGGGACGGACCTGTGGCGGACCTCGGGCTCGGTGGCCGTGATCGACGGCGAGTCCGAAGACGTTCCCGCCCGCCTGCACCTGCTGCGCGCCGCGTCGGCCGACTTCACGCAGAGCGGGTTGCTGCTGCCGATCGGCGAGGGGTCCAGCGCGTTCGGTGTGCTGTGGATCGTGGCCGACCGCGGGCGGCGCAAGTGGTCCAGCGCGGAGATCTCGCTCCTGACGCACCTGCTCGGGAACCTTGCTCATGGCGTGATTCAGGGTCAGCTCATCCTGGGGCAGCAGCAGGTGTTGGACCGGTTGCACGAGCTCGATTCCGCGAAGGACGCGTTCGTTGCCACCGTGCATCACGAGCTGCGCACTCCGCTGTCCTCGATCCTCGGTTACGTTGAGCTGCTTCAGGACGGCGACGGCGGCGACCTTCCCCCGTCCGCGCTGAAGATGCTGAAGATCATCGAGCGCAACGGGCAGCGCCTGGGCAGCCTGGTGGAGAACGTGTTGGCGCTTTCCGTCCTCGATGCCGGGACTGAGCTGGCTCCCGCGCCGGTGGACCTGGTGGATTTAGTCGAATCGATCGTCACCGACCTTCTGCCGCTGGCCTCGGCCAAGGGCGTTAGCGTCTCGCTGGCCCCGACGGATTCGAAACAACTGGTCAGCGGCGTGCGGGAACTACTGGAGCGCGCCTTCGTGAACGTGCTCTCCAACGCCGTGAAGTTCACTCCCGACGGCGGTTCGGTCACCATTAGGTTCAGGCCGGACAACAACGACGACGGCGCCGTCCGCGTCGAGTTCGAAGACACCGGCATGGGCATCCCGGCGGACGAACTTCCGCAGTTGCTGACCCGTTTCTACCGGGCATCGAACTCGGTGGCCGCCGAAATACCCGGGACCGGCCTTGGGCTGTCGATCGCCGCGCAAGCCGTTGAAAGGCACGGCGGAACCCTCGGCGTGCAGTCCCAACTCGGCAAGGGAACAACCGTGACGATCGAGCTGCCGCGGTCCTGA